DNA sequence from the Armigeres subalbatus isolate Guangzhou_Male chromosome 1, GZ_Asu_2, whole genome shotgun sequence genome:
TTGGAAAATCGTTCCAAGGTCGCGATCTTAAGGTTCTCCGCATCTCCAATGGAAACCCATCCAACTCCGCCATTTGGATCGACGGCGGAATTCATGCCCGGGAGTGGATCAGTCCGGCCACGGTTACCTACATCGTGAACAACCTGATAGAAGAATGGGACGATCAGCCAGAGTACGTACGGAACATTGACTGGTACGTGCTTCCGGTACAGAACCCCGACGGATACGAGTACACCCACTTGGGAGATCGACTGTGGCGGAAAAACCGACGCGGATCACTGTTCGGACCGTGCGCCGGAGTGGATCTGAATCGGAACTATGGCTACAAATGGGGCGGACAGGGCTCTTCCAAGCAACCATGCTCGGAGATCTTCGCCGGGAGTGGCCCATTCTCGGAACCGGAAACGAAGGCCGTAAGCAGTTTCATGCAATCGTCGGCTGCAAACTGGAAGGGATTTTTGACGTTCCACAGCTACGGACAGTATATTCTGTACCCGTGGGGTTACGATCGGGTGGTTCCACCCGATCATCTTGATCTGAAGGCAGTTGGGGACGAAGCTGCTCAGGTAGGAAGAATAAATTGTAAACTGGATTTAATctaatgaagattttttttcattgacagAAAATGCTTCAGACCTCAGGATCTTCCTACACGGTAGGACCATCCGGTAACACACTGTATCCTGCTGCCGGTGGAGCGGACGATTGGGCCCGCGgtgacatgaaaatcaaatactCATATACAGTTGAACTGCGCGACAGTGGACGCTATGGATTTGTTCTTCCAGCAAGTCAGATTAAACCCACTGGAGAGGAAGCTTTTATATTTGTCGATTCGGTTGCTCGTGCCATATCCAAattgaa
Encoded proteins:
- the LOC134207831 gene encoding carboxypeptidase B-like, with protein sequence MKFSDLFALGLMVVLTVLLDRGDPVCALSTVGRNTDGLVVEPAAPTEAISEDLAKQEQTEPVKYDGAQLWRIDYDDQIKKNAVADLQNKYDASMWNYNITYVDVFVKGPKLAGARKLLAQAQIPFEVIIDDVQKAIDTENPPKDELDLWENRDGHRMTWTAYHRLADIHEWMDYLAKSYSDICSTRSIGKSFQGRDLKVLRISNGNPSNSAIWIDGGIHAREWISPATVTYIVNNLIEEWDDQPEYVRNIDWYVLPVQNPDGYEYTHLGDRLWRKNRRGSLFGPCAGVDLNRNYGYKWGGQGSSKQPCSEIFAGSGPFSEPETKAVSSFMQSSAANWKGFLTFHSYGQYILYPWGYDRVVPPDHLDLKAVGDEAAQKMLQTSGSSYTVGPSGNTLYPAAGGADDWARGDMKIKYSYTVELRDSGRYGFVLPASQIKPTGEEAFIFVDSVARAISKLK